The window CAGCACGAGACCGACCATCTCGACGGCCGCCTCTACGTCGACACCCTCACCGGCGACGTCCGCCGCCAGGCCCTCCGCGAGATGCGCCGGGTCGTCCCCCGATGATCCCGGACTCACCCGCCTCGCCCTCGCCCTCGGCGGGACCTTCCGCGCCTTCGGTGACGCCGGTTTCGCCTTCGGCGGGCCCGGCTTCGCCTTCGGCGGGCGATGCGCGTCGGATCGCCGCGGCCTCACTTGCGGCGGGCGACCCCACCGGTTGGTTCGAGCAGTTGTACGCCGAATCGCGTGCCGGTCAGGCCGAAGTCCCGTGGGACGTGCCCGCGCCCAGTGCCCACCTGCGGGCGCTCGACCTGCCCGCCGGAGAGGGCCGCCGGGCGCTCGTCGTCGGGTGCGGCCCCGGCCGGGACGCCGAATACCTGGCCGGGCTCGGCTACCGGGTGACCGCTTTCGACATCTCGGCCACCGCCATCGACCTGGCCCGCGAACGGCACCCCGGCACCACCGTCGACTACCTGGTCGCCGACCTGCTCGACCCGCCCGCCGATTGGCGGCATGCCTTCGATCTGGTCCTGGAGAGCAACAACATCCAGGCGCTGCCGGCCCCGATCCGGGCCGCCGCGATCCCGGCCGTCGGCGCCTTCGTGGCGCCGGGCGGCACCCTGATCGTGCTGGCCGCCGCGACGACCCGCATCGACAGCGCCGGTGACGGTCCGCCGTGGCCGCTGACCCGAGTCGAGATCGACGCCTTCGCCGCCGACGGCCTACGCCCCGCCTCGGTGGACCTGGTCGACGCCACCGGAACCACCCTGCCCACCCGCTGGCGGGCCGTCTTCACCCGCTGAGGGCCCGGGCCGGTCACAGGCTCGCCGACCGGCCGAGGGGGATCCGGGAGTAGGAGGTGCCGGCCTTCGACTCCATCCAGGCGTCGAAATTGCCGTAACCGACGTCTGTGGACAGGGCCCGGTCGTGGATCGGGAAGGCCCGGGCCGGGGCGATGGCGCGGGTCATCTCGATCGCCTCGCGGTGTCGGCCCCACGGGGCGGCGGCCGGGACCAGCAGCGTGTGGACCGGGATGTCGGGCACGAAATACGAGTCGCCCGGGTGGTAGACGCCGTCGATGACGTAGCCGAGGTTGGGGCAG of the Actinoplanes sichuanensis genome contains:
- a CDS encoding class I SAM-dependent methyltransferase, with the protein product MYAESRAGQAEVPWDVPAPSAHLRALDLPAGEGRRALVVGCGPGRDAEYLAGLGYRVTAFDISATAIDLARERHPGTTVDYLVADLLDPPADWRHAFDLVLESNNIQALPAPIRAAAIPAVGAFVAPGGTLIVLAAATTRIDSAGDGPPWPLTRVEIDAFAADGLRPASVDLVDATGTTLPTRWRAVFTR